In Helicobacter pylori, a single genomic region encodes these proteins:
- a CDS encoding flagellar protein: MWLKSKIFLLMGLLSHSLNALSLTLTQGKEGGEDFSVLTLRHNKAFSCFYTNEKPPSGIEASLSIIHAKRPIECVIDSIPKEGFTPLENAFFNITYSMRQQQFILHIKPKVMRRLTLFSFDRDYKKAIPLFVENDPKAKMWQIIGYDQNIPFLSEKDNAQKGLNFPIVIKDAQTPIIQELDVNNKPLLTTKGYDLNAYLEAKKQMDSQAYFDALRTISRTFKNYPQTMFKKDLYLLEIIALGQLGIKKSLLIDIGAKWIKNYPTDPSIPEVLYYVAKALDENNNYKQAMCYYKRILLEYKNSRYAPLAQMRLAIEAAEGSDLSNASMLFKEAFSNAKDKESASEIALNWAEAEINYQNFNNAKYLIDKVVQSNPDYISKHSESALDLLKLLKKNQMNASAIEIAHLLLNQDDDLKAKEQALYDLGALYARIKDFKNAHLYNLQYLQDYAELDKASVVRARDEKALFSMEGNTQEKIAHYDKIIQNFPNSNEALKALELKAQLLFENKRYAEVLGMQKNLPKDSPLIQKTLNVLAKTPLENNRCEEALKYLSQITAFAFSPKEEIQAFDCLYFASLKEKAQIIALNALKTAKTPSEKLIWLYRLGRNYYRLGDFKNSTLASKDALTLAQSLNKKEFYDIAFVLFSDYMQNNEKELALNLYAFLEKHFKDDKRMALVYFKLLENEKDPKSVKIYATSLLKLQDAYKDYSYTPFSEFALIDAYRTTKDYLKALETLDKLLNRRLSLEDHQKALYLQSSLLDLTNQKAKSRASLEKCVQLKQKDQTNAWQNLCEQGLNLFKNKES; encoded by the coding sequence TTGTGGCTTAAGTCAAAAATCTTTCTTTTAATGGGCTTGCTCTCCCATTCGCTCAACGCCTTAAGCCTCACTCTCACGCAAGGCAAAGAAGGGGGGGAAGATTTTTCGGTTTTAACCTTACGACACAATAAGGCATTTTCTTGTTTTTATACCAATGAAAAACCGCCAAGCGGGATTGAAGCGTCTTTATCCATTATACACGCTAAACGCCCCATAGAATGCGTGATAGACTCTATCCCTAAGGAGGGCTTTACCCCTTTAGAAAACGCTTTTTTCAATATCACCTATTCTATGCGCCAACAACAATTCATTTTACACATCAAACCCAAAGTGATGCGAAGACTCACCCTTTTTTCTTTTGATAGGGATTATAAAAAAGCGATCCCCCTTTTTGTGGAAAACGATCCTAAAGCCAAAATGTGGCAAATCATAGGCTATGATCAAAATATCCCTTTTTTGAGCGAAAAAGACAACGCTCAAAAAGGCTTGAATTTCCCCATTGTCATTAAAGACGCTCAAACCCCTATCATTCAAGAACTAGATGTGAATAACAAACCCCTACTCACCACAAAGGGCTATGACTTAAACGCTTATTTAGAGGCTAAAAAACAAATGGATTCGCAAGCCTATTTTGACGCTTTACGAACGATCAGCCGCACGTTTAAAAACTACCCTCAAACGATGTTTAAAAAAGATCTGTATTTATTAGAAATTATCGCATTAGGCCAATTAGGCATTAAAAAATCCTTACTCATAGATATTGGCGCCAAGTGGATCAAAAATTACCCGACGGATCCCAGTATCCCTGAAGTGTTATACTATGTCGCCAAAGCTTTAGACGAAAACAACAATTACAAACAGGCCATGTGCTATTACAAACGCATTCTTTTAGAATACAAGAACTCGCGCTATGCTCCTTTAGCCCAAATGCGTTTAGCCATTGAAGCGGCTGAAGGCTCTGATTTGAGCAACGCTAGCATGCTTTTTAAAGAAGCTTTTTCTAACGCCAAAGACAAAGAGAGCGCGAGTGAAATCGCTCTTAATTGGGCTGAAGCAGAGATAAACTATCAAAACTTTAACAACGCTAAATACCTCATTGATAAGGTGGTTCAATCCAACCCTGATTATATTTCTAAACACAGCGAATCAGCCCTAGACTTGCTCAAGTTATTGAAAAAAAACCAGATGAATGCAAGCGCGATTGAGATCGCTCACTTGCTCCTTAATCAAGACGATGATTTAAAAGCTAAAGAGCAAGCGCTTTATGATTTAGGGGCGTTGTATGCAAGGATCAAGGACTTTAAGAACGCCCACCTTTACAATCTGCAATATTTGCAAGATTATGCGGAATTGGATAAAGCTTCTGTCGTTAGAGCGCGCGATGAAAAAGCCCTTTTTTCCATGGAGGGGAACACGCAAGAAAAAATCGCCCATTATGATAAAATCATTCAAAATTTCCCTAATTCTAATGAAGCCCTAAAGGCTTTAGAATTGAAAGCCCAACTCTTGTTTGAAAACAAGCGTTATGCTGAAGTGTTAGGCATGCAAAAAAATTTGCCTAAAGATTCTCCTTTGATCCAAAAAACGCTCAATGTCCTTGCTAAAACCCCATTAGAGAACAATCGTTGCGAAGAAGCCTTAAAATACTTATCCCAGATCACCGCCTTTGCATTCAGCCCCAAAGAAGAAATCCAAGCCTTTGATTGCTTGTATTTCGCATCGCTCAAAGAAAAAGCGCAAATCATTGCCCTAAACGCTTTAAAAACAGCTAAAACCCCTAGCGAAAAATTAATATGGCTTTATCGTTTGGGGCGCAATTACTACCGCTTAGGGGATTTTAAAAATTCCACTCTGGCTTCTAAAGACGCTTTAACTCTCGCTCAAAGTTTAAACAAAAAAGAATTTTATGATATTGCTTTTGTTTTATTTTCGGATTACATGCAAAACAATGAAAAAGAATTGGCCCTCAATTTGTATGCGTTTTTAGAAAAGCATTTCAAAGACGATAAACGCATGGCGTTGGTTTATTTTAAATTGCTAGAGAATGAAAAAGACCCTAAAAGCGTCAAAATTTATGCCACAAGCTTGCTCAAACTCCAAGACGCTTACAAGGACTATTCTTACACGCCCTTTAGCGAATTTGCTCTCATTGATGCTTACAGGACCACCAAAGACTATTTAAAAGCGTTAGAAACGCTAGACAAACTCTTAAACCGCAGGCTTTCTTTAGAAGATCACCAAAAAGCCTTATACTTGCAATCCAGCTTATTAGATCTAACCAATCAAAAAGCAAAATCTAGAGCCAGTTTAGAAAAATGCGTTCAGTTAAAACAAAAAGATCAAACAAACGCATGGCAAAATTTATGCGAACAGGGTTTAAATTTATTCAAAAACAAGGAGTCATGA
- the nuoN gene encoding NADH-quinone oxidoreductase subunit NuoN, whose protein sequence is MLIDSLHISFDSFNFESILPMLVLVCGGIFTLLINAFTSRFSRNLNVFLCMLFLVLDFLVVLGLEEQENAFFGFLSLDTLSLISQSIVLISAFLLIFLALSKERFNEFQTAEFYSLYLFIVAGFQFMVSSNHLLLILIGLETASLPLCVLMALSDKRYGLEAGIKYFTMGAMASAFFAMGAMAFYLLTGSLNLEVITLYLHTEGVTNPMLFAMGAIFLIGAIGFKVSLVPFHTWMPDVYEGNNPVFASYISIVPKIAGFVVATRLFGAFIDTHTAWVEDIFYVLILMTITIPNFIALWQEDVKRMLAYSSISHSGFALACVFIHTEDSQQAMFVYWFMFAFTYIGTFGLLWLLKSREKTWDERYDHPYSKFNGLIKTHPLVAILGAIFVFGLAGIPPFSVFWGKFLAVESALESNHILLAVVMLVNSAVAAFYYFRWLVAMFFNKPLQSYAQNDIYTQNATIPIYAVIIAMALACLFSVFMMRGLLEFVA, encoded by the coding sequence ATGTTAATAGATAGTCTCCATATCTCTTTTGACAGCTTTAATTTTGAAAGCATTTTACCCATGCTGGTGTTGGTGTGTGGGGGGATTTTCACGCTCTTAATCAACGCTTTCACTTCCAGGTTTTCACGCAATTTGAATGTATTTTTATGCATGCTCTTTTTGGTTTTGGATTTTTTGGTGGTTTTAGGGTTAGAAGAGCAAGAAAACGCCTTTTTTGGGTTTTTGAGCTTGGATACGCTCTCGCTCATCTCTCAAAGCATTGTCTTGATTTCAGCCTTTTTGCTCATTTTCTTAGCCCTTTCAAAAGAGCGCTTCAACGAATTTCAAACCGCTGAATTTTATTCCTTATATTTGTTTATTGTTGCTGGCTTTCAGTTCATGGTTTCAAGCAACCATTTGTTGTTAATCCTTATTGGGTTAGAGACAGCGTCCTTGCCCCTTTGTGTGTTAATGGCGTTGAGCGATAAACGCTACGGCTTGGAAGCAGGGATCAAGTATTTCACTATGGGGGCGATGGCGAGCGCGTTTTTTGCTATGGGGGCGATGGCTTTTTACTTGCTTACAGGGAGCTTGAATCTTGAAGTCATTACCCTATACTTGCACACTGAGGGCGTTACAAACCCCATGCTCTTTGCGATGGGCGCTATTTTTTTGATTGGAGCGATTGGCTTTAAGGTTTCTTTAGTGCCTTTCCATACCTGGATGCCTGATGTGTATGAGGGCAATAACCCAGTCTTTGCGAGCTATATTTCCATTGTGCCTAAAATCGCTGGCTTTGTGGTAGCCACTCGCCTTTTTGGGGCGTTTATAGACACTCATACCGCTTGGGTAGAAGACATTTTTTATGTTTTGATCCTTATGACTATCACTATTCCTAATTTCATTGCTTTATGGCAAGAAGATGTCAAAAGGATGCTCGCTTACAGCTCCATTTCGCATTCTGGGTTCGCTTTAGCATGCGTGTTTATCCACACTGAAGATAGCCAACAAGCGATGTTTGTTTATTGGTTCATGTTCGCATTCACTTACATTGGGACTTTTGGCCTTTTATGGCTCTTAAAAAGCCGGGAAAAAACATGGGATGAACGCTACGATCACCCTTATTCCAAATTCAACGGCCTTATCAAAACCCACCCTTTAGTGGCGATCTTGGGCGCTATTTTTGTTTTTGGGCTTGCAGGGATCCCGCCTTTTAGCGTGTTTTGGGGGAAATTTTTAGCCGTTGAAAGCGCGTTAGAGAGCAATCACATTCTTTTAGCGGTGGTGATGTTAGTTAATAGCGCGGTGGCTGCGTTTTATTATTTCCGTTGGCTCGTGGCGATGTTTTTCAATAAGCCCTTACAAAGCTACGCTCAAAACGATATTTACACCCAAAACGCTACCATACCCATTTATGCGGTCATTATTGCTATGGCGTTAGCGTGCTTGTTCTCTGTTTTTATGATGCGAGGGCTTTTAGAGTTTGTGGCTTAA
- a CDS encoding NADH-quinone oxidoreductase subunit M, producing MQFLHAHLLSVVIFFPMLSTLLAFFMSDQASRAYAIVIALIELLLILLLWHGFDIQTAGMQFEEMKELVYQIGVNYHVGVDGIALFLLLLNAIVVLLSVIYVKERRKDFAICLLLLEGILMGVFSSLNMIFFYAFWEISLLPVLYLIGRFGRNNKIYSGMKFFLYTFLASLCMLLSILYIGYYYASNYGMMSFDILDWYQLNFSGGVKTWLFVAFLVGIAVKIPLFPLHTWLPYAYSNAPTLGSVMLSALLSKMGTYALLRFLLPLFPELSEIYLTPIAIAALCMIIYGGFLAYAQKDLKTLIAYSSFSHMGVVVLGVFSFNVEGVSGAVFMMFAHGIIVMGLFLLAGILEERASSLEIARFGSIAKSAPVFAAFFMIVLMANVGMPLSIGFVGEFLSLLGFFATYPLLAIIAGTSIILSAVYMLTSYKDVFFGNLKAGNNQISVFEDLNAREVGVLSVILALILILGIYPRALLKPIEQGSKQLLEVIEIRSLPFLGSLDTKIKEVSYVNR from the coding sequence ATGCAGTTTTTACATGCGCATCTTTTAAGCGTGGTGATCTTTTTCCCCATGCTGAGCACGCTATTAGCGTTCTTTATGAGCGATCAAGCGAGCAGAGCGTATGCGATTGTCATCGCTTTGATTGAGTTGTTATTAATCTTGTTGTTGTGGCATGGGTTTGATATTCAAACAGCCGGCATGCAGTTTGAAGAAATGAAAGAATTAGTCTATCAAATTGGCGTGAATTATCATGTGGGTGTTGATGGCATCGCGCTCTTTTTGTTGCTCTTAAACGCTATCGTGGTGTTATTGTCCGTGATTTATGTCAAAGAGCGTCGTAAAGACTTTGCGATTTGTCTTTTATTGCTAGAGGGGATTTTGATGGGCGTGTTTTCTTCTCTTAATATGATCTTTTTCTACGCTTTTTGGGAAATCTCGCTCTTGCCGGTCTTATACCTCATCGGTCGTTTTGGCCGTAATAATAAGATCTATTCTGGCATGAAGTTTTTTCTCTACACCTTTTTAGCGTCATTATGCATGCTCTTAAGCATTTTATACATTGGGTATTACTACGCTAGCAATTACGGCATGATGAGTTTTGATATTTTAGACTGGTATCAATTGAACTTTTCTGGCGGGGTTAAAACCTGGCTCTTTGTGGCTTTCTTAGTAGGGATTGCGGTTAAAATCCCGCTCTTTCCCTTACACACATGGCTGCCTTATGCGTATTCTAACGCCCCTACTTTAGGCTCTGTCATGCTTTCGGCCTTGCTTTCTAAAATGGGGACTTACGCCTTATTACGCTTCTTGCTCCCGCTTTTTCCTGAGCTTTCAGAAATTTATTTAACCCCTATAGCCATTGCAGCACTATGCATGATCATTTATGGAGGTTTTCTAGCCTACGCTCAAAAAGATTTAAAAACCCTCATCGCTTATAGCTCATTCTCGCACATGGGAGTCGTGGTGCTTGGGGTTTTTTCTTTCAATGTTGAGGGGGTTTCAGGGGCGGTGTTTATGATGTTTGCGCATGGTATTATCGTCATGGGATTATTTTTGCTCGCTGGTATCTTGGAAGAGCGCGCCAGCAGTTTAGAAATCGCTCGCTTTGGATCGATCGCTAAAAGCGCTCCTGTTTTTGCAGCCTTTTTTATGATCGTTTTAATGGCGAACGTGGGCATGCCTTTAAGCATTGGTTTTGTGGGAGAGTTTTTAAGCTTGTTAGGGTTTTTTGCCACTTACCCTCTTTTGGCTATCATTGCCGGGACAAGCATCATCCTGTCAGCGGTTTACATGCTCACTTCATATAAAGATGTTTTCTTTGGTAATTTGAAAGCCGGGAACAATCAAATCAGCGTGTTTGAAGATTTGAACGCTCGTGAGGTAGGGGTTTTGAGCGTGATTTTAGCTTTGATTTTAATTTTAGGGATTTATCCTAGAGCACTTTTAAAACCGATTGAGCAAGGCTCTAAACAGCTTTTAGAGGTGATAGAAATCCGCTCGCTCCCCTTTTTAGGTTCATTGGACACTAAGATAAAAGAGGTCTCTTATGTTAATAGATAG
- a CDS encoding NADH-quinone oxidoreductase subunit L: MQYSSLLSVVLFLPLIGAVYAGLFGAKAKALHVGVFNSLCVLVSFIGAVVLFVQAWHHQSYEKYLFDWIVVGNFKVGFSLMLDNINAVMIVVVTLVSFLVHVYSIGYMEHDKGFNRYFSYLSGFVFSMLVLVLSDNFLGLFIGWEGVGLCSYLLIGFWYHKKSANDASIEAFVMNRITDLGMLMGIILIFWNFGTLQYKEVFSMLNNADYSMLFFISVFLFIGAMGKSAQFPMHTWLANAMEGPTPVSALIHAATMVTAGVYLVIRANPLYSAVFEVGYFIACLGAFVAFFGASMALVNKDLKRIVAYSTLSQLGYMFVAAGLGAYAIALFHLFTHAFFKSLLFLGSGNVMHAMEDNLDITKMGALYKPMKITAIFMIIGSVALCGIYPFAGYFSKDKILEVAFGMHHHILWFVLLIGAIFTAFYSFRLIMLVFFAPKQHGINHPHEAKNFMLLSMLPLGVLAVIAGFFEEPFFHFISQVIPSVGEYLVPLALLISITTIVVLLSIAYAIFKYKNGITSKKEGGFLYKLLLNQYYIPQLYQGIAKVFSTIASFLHQVVELRIIDAIVDTIGRSVFVIGRVFRISQDGNLTSMLRFMVAGVLILLAFVAFFGR, from the coding sequence ATGCAGTATTCTTCTTTGCTGTCAGTGGTGTTATTCTTGCCTTTAATCGGCGCAGTTTATGCGGGGCTGTTTGGGGCTAAAGCGAAAGCGTTGCATGTGGGCGTTTTCAATTCTTTGTGCGTGCTGGTTTCTTTCATTGGCGCGGTGGTTCTTTTCGTTCAAGCATGGCATCATCAAAGCTATGAAAAATACTTATTTGACTGGATCGTGGTAGGGAATTTTAAAGTCGGCTTTTCTCTCATGCTGGATAATATCAATGCGGTCATGATTGTCGTGGTCACTTTAGTTTCTTTCTTAGTGCATGTGTATTCTATAGGCTATATGGAACATGATAAAGGGTTTAACCGCTATTTTTCCTACCTTAGTGGCTTTGTGTTTTCCATGTTGGTGTTGGTGTTGAGCGATAATTTTTTAGGGCTTTTCATTGGCTGGGAAGGGGTGGGGCTATGCTCTTACTTGCTCATTGGCTTTTGGTATCATAAAAAAAGCGCGAATGACGCTTCCATTGAAGCCTTTGTGATGAATCGGATCACGGATTTAGGCATGCTCATGGGGATTATTTTGATCTTTTGGAATTTTGGCACTCTCCAGTATAAAGAAGTCTTTAGCATGCTCAATAACGCCGATTATTCCATGCTCTTTTTCATCAGCGTGTTTCTTTTCATTGGCGCTATGGGCAAGAGCGCTCAATTCCCTATGCACACATGGTTAGCCAACGCTATGGAGGGGCCAACCCCTGTATCCGCTCTCATCCATGCAGCGACGATGGTAACCGCTGGGGTGTATCTGGTCATTAGAGCCAATCCCTTGTATAGCGCGGTGTTTGAAGTGGGTTATTTCATCGCATGTTTAGGGGCGTTTGTGGCTTTTTTTGGAGCGAGCATGGCTTTAGTCAATAAGGATTTAAAACGCATTGTGGCTTATTCCACGCTTTCTCAGTTAGGCTATATGTTTGTAGCGGCCGGTCTTGGGGCTTATGCGATCGCGCTTTTCCACCTCTTCACGCATGCGTTTTTCAAATCCCTCCTTTTCTTAGGATCAGGCAATGTCATGCATGCGATGGAAGACAATCTGGATATTACTAAAATGGGCGCTTTATACAAGCCTATGAAAATCACAGCGATCTTTATGATTATAGGGTCAGTGGCTTTGTGCGGGATCTACCCTTTCGCAGGATACTTTTCTAAAGACAAGATTTTAGAAGTGGCTTTTGGGATGCACCACCACATTTTATGGTTTGTTCTTCTAATTGGGGCGATCTTTACCGCTTTTTATAGCTTCAGGCTCATCATGCTGGTGTTTTTTGCACCCAAACAGCACGGAATCAACCACCCCCATGAGGCCAAAAATTTCATGCTTTTAAGCATGCTGCCGTTAGGGGTTTTAGCGGTCATTGCCGGGTTTTTTGAAGAGCCGTTTTTTCATTTTATTTCTCAAGTGATCCCTAGCGTTGGAGAGTATCTAGTCCCGCTCGCTCTTTTAATCAGTATCACCACCATAGTGGTGTTATTGAGTATCGCTTATGCCATATTTAAATATAAAAATGGTATCACTTCCAAAAAAGAGGGGGGCTTTTTATACAAGCTCTTGCTCAACCAATACTATATCCCACAGCTCTATCAAGGGATTGCAAAAGTTTTTAGCACCATCGCTTCATTCTTGCACCAGGTCGTGGAATTAAGGATCATTGATGCGATAGTGGATACCATAGGAAGAAGCGTTTTTGTTATAGGGCGTGTGTTTAGAATCAGTCAAGATGGGAATTTAACTTCCATGCTGCGCTTCATGGTGGCTGGGGTTTTAATCTTGTTAGCGTTTGTAGCTTTTTTTGGGAGATAA
- the nuoK gene encoding NADH-quinone oxidoreductase subunit NuoK, with product MIGLNHYLIVSGLLFCIGLAGMLKRKNILLLFFSTEIMLNAINIGFVAISKYTHNLDGQMFALFIIAIAASEVAIGLGLVILWFKKFKSLDIDSLNAMKG from the coding sequence ATGATAGGGTTAAACCACTATTTGATTGTTTCAGGGTTGCTCTTTTGCATTGGTTTAGCGGGCATGCTGAAACGCAAAAATATTCTGTTACTCTTTTTTTCTACAGAAATCATGCTCAATGCGATCAATATCGGTTTTGTAGCAATCTCTAAATACACGCACAATTTAGACGGGCAGATGTTCGCGCTCTTTATTATCGCTATTGCCGCTAGTGAGGTGGCTATTGGTTTGGGCTTGGTGATTTTGTGGTTTAAGAAATTCAAAAGCCTAGATATTGATTCTTTAAACGCTATGAAAGGTTGA
- a CDS encoding NADH-quinone oxidoreductase subunit J — MFETIAFYFFAILTLSMALVVITTTNILYAITALASSMVFISAFFFLLDAEFLGVVQITVYVGAVIVMYAFGMMFFNSAAEVIERKQSPKILCVLSFGVALLLTLILSAPSIGENLSKQVNSNAIDAQIPNIKAIGYVLFTNYLIPFEAAALMLLVAMVGGIATGIQKIHGKNHTQFIKESL, encoded by the coding sequence ATGTTTGAAACCATTGCCTTTTATTTCTTTGCGATCCTTACTTTGAGCATGGCGTTAGTGGTGATCACCACCACGAATATCCTCTATGCCATTACCGCTCTCGCTAGCAGCATGGTTTTTATTTCCGCTTTTTTCTTTTTACTAGACGCTGAGTTTTTGGGCGTGGTGCAAATCACGGTGTATGTGGGCGCGGTCATTGTGATGTATGCGTTTGGCATGATGTTTTTCAACTCCGCTGCAGAAGTCATTGAACGCAAGCAAAGCCCTAAAATCTTGTGTGTTCTTTCATTTGGCGTGGCGCTGTTGCTCACCTTGATTTTAAGCGCTCCTAGCATTGGCGAAAACCTTTCTAAGCAAGTCAATTCCAACGCTATTGATGCGCAAATCCCTAACATTAAAGCCATTGGTTATGTGCTTTTTACCAATTATCTCATCCCTTTTGAAGCGGCGGCTTTAATGCTTTTAGTCGCTATGGTTGGAGGCATCGCTACAGGGATTCAAAAAATCCATGGGAAAAATCACACGCAATTTATAAAGGAATCTCTATGA
- the nuoI gene encoding NADH-quinone oxidoreductase subunit NuoI yields MAKQEYKQLPKRSEVHSVTEQFQDTIKTSLGLDLFKGLGLTIKEFFSPSVTIHYPMEQLPLSPRYRAVHNLQRLLDSGSERCIGCGLCEKICTSNCIRIITHKGEDNRKKIDSYTINLGRCIYCGLCAEVCPELAIVMGNRFENASTQRSQYGSKSEFLTSEQDAKNCSHAEFLGFGAVSPNYNERMQATPLDYVQEPSKEESKEESPSPESNKGDENV; encoded by the coding sequence ATGGCCAAACAAGAATACAAACAACTTCCTAAACGATCCGAAGTCCATAGCGTGACCGAGCAGTTTCAAGACACCATTAAAACGAGCTTGGGTTTGGATCTATTCAAAGGGTTAGGGCTTACGATCAAGGAATTTTTTAGCCCAAGCGTAACCATCCATTACCCTATGGAACAACTCCCTTTAAGCCCTCGTTATCGTGCGGTGCATAATCTGCAACGGCTTTTAGACTCAGGCTCTGAAAGGTGTATAGGTTGTGGGCTGTGTGAAAAGATTTGCACGAGCAATTGCATAAGGATCATCACGCATAAGGGCGAAGACAACCGCAAAAAGATCGATTCTTACACGATCAATTTAGGGCGTTGCATTTATTGTGGGTTGTGCGCGGAAGTTTGCCCAGAATTAGCGATCGTTATGGGGAATCGGTTTGAAAACGCCAGCACCCAACGCTCCCAATACGGCTCTAAAAGCGAGTTTTTAACGAGCGAACAAGACGCTAAAAACTGCTCGCATGCCGAATTTTTAGGCTTTGGTGCGGTAAGCCCTAATTATAACGAACGCATGCAAGCCACCCCTTTAGATTATGTCCAAGAGCCTTCAAAAGAAGAATCCAAAGAAGAGTCTCCAAGCCCAGAAAGTAATAAGGGAGATGAAAATGTTTGA
- a CDS encoding NADH-quinone oxidoreductase subunit H, with amino-acid sequence MSAYIIETLIKILILVAVFSALGGFATYIERKVLAYFQRRLGPCYVGPFGLLQVAADGIKLFTKEDIIPQGANKFIFTLAPIIAMVSAFVSMAPIPFFPNFTLFGYEIKPLISDINIGFLFFLAVGSAGIYAPILAGLASNNKYSLIGSARATIQLLSFEVVSTLTILAPLMVVGSLSLVEINHYQSGGFLDWLVFKQPLAFVLFLIASYAELNRTPFDLLEHEAEIVAGYCTEYSGLKWGMFFLAEYAHLFAFSFVISIVFFGGFNAWGFIPGGIAILIKAGFFVFLSMWVRATYPHVRPDQLMDMCWKIMLPLALLNIVLTGIIILI; translated from the coding sequence ATGAGCGCTTATATCATTGAAACTTTGATTAAAATTTTGATTTTAGTCGCTGTTTTTTCGGCTTTAGGAGGCTTTGCCACTTATATTGAAAGGAAAGTGTTAGCCTATTTCCAACGCCGTTTAGGGCCTTGTTATGTGGGGCCTTTTGGGCTTTTGCAAGTCGCAGCAGACGGCATTAAGCTTTTCACCAAAGAAGACATTATCCCCCAAGGCGCGAATAAGTTCATTTTCACGCTAGCGCCCATTATTGCGATGGTGAGCGCGTTTGTGTCCATGGCGCCCATCCCCTTTTTCCCTAATTTCACTCTGTTTGGCTATGAGATCAAGCCCCTTATTTCTGACATCAACATTGGCTTTTTGTTTTTCTTAGCCGTGGGTTCAGCAGGGATTTATGCGCCTATTTTAGCTGGGCTTGCCTCTAATAACAAATACTCTTTAATTGGCTCCGCAAGAGCGACGATCCAACTGCTCAGTTTTGAAGTGGTCAGCACTTTAACCATTTTAGCCCCCTTAATGGTGGTAGGATCGCTCTCTTTAGTGGAAATCAATCATTACCAAAGCGGTGGGTTTTTAGACTGGCTTGTGTTTAAGCAGCCTCTAGCGTTTGTTTTGTTTTTGATCGCAAGCTACGCTGAATTGAATCGAACTCCCTTTGACTTGTTAGAGCATGAAGCCGAGATTGTAGCAGGGTATTGCACCGAATACAGCGGCTTGAAATGGGGCATGTTCTTTTTAGCGGAATACGCGCATTTATTCGCTTTTTCTTTTGTGATTTCTATTGTGTTTTTTGGCGGGTTTAACGCATGGGGCTTTATCCCTGGGGGCATAGCGATTTTGATTAAAGCGGGCTTTTTTGTCTTTTTATCCATGTGGGTTAGAGCGACTTATCCGCATGTAAGGCCCGATCAGTTGATGGATATGTGCTGGAAAATCATGCTGCCTTTAGCGTTATTGAATATCGTGCTAACAGGCATTATCATTTTAATTTAA